The genomic interval CAGCGTACCTTGCCGGATGTCGATATTCATCGCTTCCAGCGTGGCGCGGGTGGGATCGTCGGGGAACAGGTCGAGCGTGCTGTCGTCGCGGGAGGCGTCGCTCAGTTGCGCGAGGCGTTGTGCGGAGCGCGCGGCGCGCGCCAGCTTGTTTTCGGTTTCGGTCGGGACGGTGGCCTGGCGGCGCTTCTTCGAAGCGGCGCGCTGAGGCCGGGACTGCGTGGATGCTACGGAATCTGCCATAGAGAAAAGAGCGGTCGTCGCCGGAAAGCGGGCGCCGAGCACCGCTCGTCAATGCCGTTGGAATTTTTCGAGACCGCATTGTCGCATGGCCGCCCGCGCCCGCCGAAGCCATTCGGCGAGGATTTTCGTTTTCAGGAAGTCGCGTCGTCCTGCCGGAACTGCTTGACGCCATGCAGTTGCCGCAAGCGCCCGCAGATCGCCTCATATTCGGTATTCGACACGCGATGCAAGGTGATCACCACTTCGTCGCACTCGGGCGCGTCTTCGCTTTGCTGCATCACGAACTGCTTGACGCGCGGGCTCGCGGCGCCGAGTTCGTCGTGCAGCGAGTGGAACGTCATGGCGCCGCGCTCGACGATCATCGTCAGTTGGCGCCGTTGTTTGACCGTGATGAAGCGGCGCTCGAGCGGCTTGATGCCGGCCAGGATGATCAGAATGATGATGGTCGCCGCAATCGCCGCCGTGTACAGCCCGCCGCCGACCGCGAGACCGATGGCGGCCACCGACCAGAGGCTCGCCGCCGTCGTCAGTCCGCGCACGATCTCGCCACGCAGCAGGATCGAGCCCGCGCCGAGAAAGCCGATGCCCGACACCACTTGCGCGGCCATCCGCGAAGGATCGAGCACGACGTGGTCGCCTTTCAGGACTTCGGCAAAACCATACGCCGAGACAATCATGATCAGCGCCGAACCAACGCACACCAGCATATGCGTGCGCAGACCCGCGGCCCACGAAAGCCGCTCCCGCTCGAAGCCGATGACGCTGCCGAGCGCGGCGGCCACCATCAAACGGGCGATGAGTTCGAGATTCCCCAGCATTGTTCTTCCTCCTTATCGGAAATTTATTCGAAGCGGTTTCCGCACCGGTGACGCAGTGCCAGTGTGACCCGTTTGCTTTATGCTAGGCCGCACATCGCGACACGGTTCGCACGGCTCGTCGCTATCCTGATTTTGCGGTTGGCGGTTTGCAAAACAGGTAGCATCCACGCTCGTCGACACGTTCGCCGACAACTGCGCCGCGCTGAAACTCAGGCCACGGACACAACAAAACACGTCCGCCGTCGCTTCGCTTCGAAATACCCTGTCCGTTCCATTTGACTATGCAGAGCATGAACCCACCCGCTGCTTCCACCATCGCACTCGCTGCCCGTCTGCGCGAACACTTCACAGGCGTGGTGCTGCCGATCTGGCGCGGTCCGGGTTTCAACACCGCACTGAAGCTGCCCTACGAAGCGGTCAGCGCAGAAGGTCACGAGCCGCTGCCCGCCGAGCGTTACCGGGCCATGGCCTGCGCGCGACAATTGTTCGTGTTCTCGCAAGCAGGCGACGCAGCCCATGCGCAGGCGTTGTTCGATTCGTTGACGCACACCTTTCAGGACACGCGCCACGGTGGATGGTTCTACAGCGTGGATGCGCAAGGCGCACCGCTTGACACCACCAAGGACCTGTACACGCATGCGTTCGTGGTGTTTGCGTGCGCGGAGTACGCCCGGCGCTCTGGCAATCGCGACGCGCTGGAAATCGTGCATCGCACGTCCGCGCTGATCCAGTCGAACTTCGCCGCCGAGGACGATCTGTTCAACGCCGCGCTGACCGCGGACTTCGCCGCCGTGACCGGCACGCCGATCCAGAACCCTTTGATGCACTTGACCGAAGCCTGGCTGGCCGCTCGCGAAGCCACGCATGACAACGCTTTCGACGCCGCGCTACGGCGTCTCGCCGGCGCGGTTACGCGGCGCTTCGTGCATGCGCCCACGGGCTGCATCGCCGAATTGCCGATTGGCGCGGACGACAACCGGTTGGAACCCGGGCATCAGTTCGAATGGTTCTGGCTGGTGAAACAGGCGGGCGCCGTGTTCGAAGACTCGGGTCTCGCCGAGGCCATGCCGCGTGCGTTCAGCTTCGCGCAGCAACATGGCGTGGACCGGGAAACCGGCGGCGTGTACGCCTCGCTCGACGAAACCGGCCGGATCAAGGACGAGACTCAGCGGATCTGGGCCCAAACCGAATATCTACGCGCGCTGGCAAGCCATGACGAACTGTCGGCGCGGGACACGCTGCCCCGGCAAATCGAACGGTTCCAGCAACGATTTCTGCGACCGCAGGGCTGGTTCGAATGCAAAACGCCGGCGGGCGAAGTGGCGCGTGCCGACATGCCGTCGACCACGCCGTATCACCTCGCCACCGCCTACGAGGCGTTGCCGGCCTGAACGCCGCCGGTTACGCCAAACAACGGCCAGGCGCCCGAGACTCCGCTAGCCATTCGTGCGGCCATGACCAAAAAACTCGCCGAACCTTGGTATCGACCTCCGCCTGCGGACGAAATCTGCCCGCTCTGCGGCCGGCCGATCCCGGCGAGCCAACGCGATTTGCATCATTGGGTGCCGAAAACGAAAGGCGGCAAGGAAGTCGCCGCCTTGCACCGCATTTGCCACCGCCAGCTTCACGCGCTGTTCACGGAAACCGAGCTGGCGCAGCGCTATTCAACGGTGGAGGCGCTCCTCAGCGACGAGGCGGTCCGCACTTTCGTTTGGTGGGTTCGTACCAAGCCGAACGACTTTTACGAGCGCACACGCCGCAGTGGGCGCAAAGGCTGAGGCCGAAAAACGGCCAGCGACGGGACCCGATCGCGAAGCCGGCCGAACGCCGGCCGCGATCTCACGACGGGAGGCAGACACAAAAGCCGACCGCCCGGTCGATCAATACTCTTCGCGTTGCCAAGGGCTCCAACCGCTGTCGGCAGATTTAAAACGCATATAAGTTGCGCTGTGCCCGGTGGGGGTGTCCGATGTGTCGCCGTGCGGCTTCTGATCGGTGACATGGAGGGCGAAAGCCTGGCGGTCTTCGGTATCGACGGTAATACGGCCAACCGGGTCCGGGGCGCCTTCTTGAGGTGATTTAGACTCCAATATCGCCAGATAGGGGGTCAAACGACTCCAGAACGAGGTAAGTTCTTCTTGCAAATAATGTGTCAATGTCTTTCCTGGAAGAGTAATACGAGCAGTTTACCCTACCTGCGGGAACAGCCTTCCAATTGCGTTCCGGGCCTCAAAAAGACCGGAGCGGGGGAATACCCGAATACTGGTTGGTTGGCGTCCGTCATTAAGACGTGATACAACTCCTACTTCGCGCTCGATCTCGTGTTGAGAAATAGCGGTCGCGAATGCAACACACAA from Paraburkholderia phytofirmans PsJN carries:
- a CDS encoding MgtC/SapB family protein, whose product is MLGNLELIARLMVAAALGSVIGFERERLSWAAGLRTHMLVCVGSALIMIVSAYGFAEVLKGDHVVLDPSRMAAQVVSGIGFLGAGSILLRGEIVRGLTTAASLWSVAAIGLAVGGGLYTAAIAATIIILIILAGIKPLERRFITVKQRRQLTMIVERGAMTFHSLHDELGAASPRVKQFVMQQSEDAPECDEVVITLHRVSNTEYEAICGRLRQLHGVKQFRQDDATS
- a CDS encoding AGE family epimerase/isomerase; this encodes MQSMNPPAASTIALAARLREHFTGVVLPIWRGPGFNTALKLPYEAVSAEGHEPLPAERYRAMACARQLFVFSQAGDAAHAQALFDSLTHTFQDTRHGGWFYSVDAQGAPLDTTKDLYTHAFVVFACAEYARRSGNRDALEIVHRTSALIQSNFAAEDDLFNAALTADFAAVTGTPIQNPLMHLTEAWLAAREATHDNAFDAALRRLAGAVTRRFVHAPTGCIAELPIGADDNRLEPGHQFEWFWLVKQAGAVFEDSGLAEAMPRAFSFAQQHGVDRETGGVYASLDETGRIKDETQRIWAQTEYLRALASHDELSARDTLPRQIERFQQRFLRPQGWFECKTPAGEVARADMPSTTPYHLATAYEALPA
- a CDS encoding HNH endonuclease, coding for MTKKLAEPWYRPPPADEICPLCGRPIPASQRDLHHWVPKTKGGKEVAALHRICHRQLHALFTETELAQRYSTVEALLSDEAVRTFVWWVRTKPNDFYERTRRSGRKG